One Silene latifolia isolate original U9 population chromosome 4, ASM4854445v1, whole genome shotgun sequence DNA segment encodes these proteins:
- the LOC141653138 gene encoding CASP-like protein 4A3 produces the protein MHKYNNNNHHHNNNKPPRPPPLAVSLPSPTRPKPVLKPANPNDDDKPHIINDTALVPSTAVEKYYSPLTSPLPATPPQPPPPPPPHQVVHFSRREDPPANSAIVYGGGGGVGEGKVRGVRFGGVEDVVTRSKKEVVVKKVGLGMRVLEIVFCVISFSIMATDKTQGWTGDSFDRYKEYRFCLAVAVFGFVYSAFQAYDLGSYMATGKHVIRHRFSHQFNFFMDQILAYLLISAASASASRVDNWQQNWGKDEFTEKATASISMAFLAFICFAMSSLISGYNLCHRDSY, from the exons atgcacaaatataacaacaacaaccaccaccacaacaacaacaaaccacCGCGCCCTCCACCCTTAGCAGTCTCCCTCCCTTCCccaacccgacccaaacccgtcCTGAAACCCGCCAACCCAAATGACGACGACAAACCCCACATCATAAACGACACCGCATTAGTCCCCTCCACCGCCGTCGAAAAATACTATTCCCCACTAACTTCCCCACTCCCCGCCACCCCGCCgcaaccaccaccaccgcctccgCCTCACCAGGTCGTTCATTTCAGTCGCCGGGAGGATCCTCCGGCGAACTCTGCCATCGTGTATGGCGGTGGAGGTGGCGTAGGGGAGGGAAAGGTGAGAGGAGTGAGGTTTGGCGGGGTGGAGGATGTGGTTACGCGGTCGAAAAAGGAGGTTGTTGTTAAGAAGGTTGGGTTggggatgagggttttggagattgTGTTTTGTGTGATTTCTTTTTCTATTATGGCTACTGATAAGACTCAGGGTTGGACCGGTGATTCTTTCGACCGTTATAAAGAGTACAG GTTTTGTTTGGCAGTGGCTGTATTCGGATTTGTGTATTCCGCATTTCAGGCATATGATCTAGGCAGTTATATGGCCACAGGAAAGCATGTTATAAGACACCGGTTTAGCCACCAATTCAATTTCTTCATGGATCAG ATACTTGCATACCTTCTGATATCAGCCGCCTCAGCCTCAGCTTCAAGGGTGGATAACTGgcaacaaaattgggggaaagaCGAGTTTACAGAAAAGGCAACCGCGTCAATAAGTATGGCCTTTCTGGCTTTCATTTGTTTTGCAATGAGCTCTCTCATTTCTGGTTACAACCTTTGCCACCGCGATTCATACTGA
- the LOC141653137 gene encoding serine/threonine/tyrosine-protein kinase HT1-like translates to MKNLHWLKQVITKPKPKPEPKPETKIRNGSSSSRRLKRKISLGEYRRAASWSKYLVSKGGEIKGEGEEQWSADMSQLLIGCKFAAGRHSRIYRGLYNHKEVAIKLISQPEEDPDLASKIEGEFASEVSLLFRLTHPNIITFFAACKKPPVFCIITEYMSGGSLRKYLHQQEPHSVPLDLVLKLALDIARGMQYLHSQGILHRDLKSENLLLDHDMCVKVADFGISCLESQCCDTKGFTGTYRWMAPEMIREKKHTKKVDVYSFGIVFWEILTALIPFDNMTPEQAAFAVCQKNARPPMPTQCPAQLSRLIRRCWSSKPDKRPHFDKIVTILESYAESYHKDSEFFSNFETSHDRKIFRCLPACYC, encoded by the exons ATGAAGAACTTGCATTGGCTCAAGCAAGTAATAAcaaaacccaaacccaaacccgaacCAAAACCCGAAACAAAAATCCGAAATGGGAGTAGTAGTAGTAGAAGGTTAAAGAGGAAGATTTCACTGGGAGAGTACAGAAGAGCAGCATCATGGTCAAAATACTTAGTATCAAAAGGAGGTGAAATTAAAGGAGAAGGTGAAGAACAATGGAGTGCAGATATGTCACAACTATTAATAGGTTGTAAATTTGCTGCAGGAAGACATAGTAGAATTTATAGAGGTCTTTATAATCATAAAGAAGTTGCTATTAAACTTATTAGTCAACCTGAAGAAGATCCTGATTTAGCTTCTAAAATCGAAGGCGAATTCGCTTCTGAAGTTTCTCTCTTGTTCCGCTTGACTCACCCTAACATCATCact TTTTTTGCAGCATGTAAGAAACCACCTGTATTCTGTATAATCACAGAATACATGTCCGGTGGATCACTAAGAAAATACTTGCATCAACAAGAGCCACATTCAGTCCCATTAGATTTAGTTCTCAAGTTGGCACTCGATATTGCTCGAGGGATGCAGTATCTACATTCACAAGGAATCCTTCACAGAGATTTGAAATCAGAAAATCTTCTTCTTGATCATGATATGTGTGTAAAGGTTGCTGATTTTGGGATTTCATGCTTAGAGTCGCAGTGCTGCGACACGAAAGGGTTTACTGGCACCTATCGTTGGATGGCACCGGAAATGATCAGAGAAAAGAAGCATACAAAGAAAGTTGATGTCTACAGTTTCGGCATAGTCTTCTGGGAGATTTTGACTGCTTTGATCCCCTTTGACAATATGACTCCTGAACAGGCTGCTTTTGCTGTTTGCCAGAAG AATGCTAGACCTCCAATGCCGACACAGTGTCCTGCACAACTGAGTCGTCTAATCAGGCGATGTTGGTCAAGTAAACCGGACAAACGACCACATTTCGACAAGATTGTTACTATTTTGGAGAGTTATGCAGAATCGTACCATAAGGATTCCGAATTCTTTTCTAATTTTGAAACATCTCATGATCGGAAAATTTTTCGCTGTTTACCAGCGTGTTATTGTTAG